Proteins encoded within one genomic window of Spiroplasma sabaudiense Ar-1343:
- a CDS encoding ATP-dependent Clp protease ATP-binding subunit — MEFNQKIDPSNDPDVLAKYTRDLTQNARDGKIDPIIGRDDEIMRVIRILSRKTKNNPALIGEPGTGKTAVVEGLAQRIVKNDVPATLKNKRILELDMGSLMAGAMYLGDYESRVKGVINAINKANGEIILFIDEMHLIVGAGKSSQGSGMDVSNLLKPSLARGELKAIGATTLKEYREYIEKDPALERRFQTVVVNEPSIEETISILRGLKERFETFHGVRIHDNALVTAANLSTRYIADRFLPDKAIDLIDEACATTKTELSSVPSELDIINRKVMQLEIERAALSKEKDEKSKERLSEAEKELAKLKVSQKELNSRWEKERTAINKITDMKANLEQLKAELEQVRSQGNWSRAGEIQYALIPSLEKQLKNSDGNLDEHLINEDVTEIEVAEIVAKWTGIPVDKLVESEKFKLLGMETLLRKRVKGQPEAIKKVTEAILRSRSGIKDPNKPIGSFLFLGPTGVGKTEVARSLSEVLFNSDKKMIRLDMSEFMEKQSVSKLIGAPPGYVGYQEGGRLTEAVRRNPYSIVLFDEIEKAHPDIFNVLLQVLDDGHITDSLGKKINFKNTIIIMTSNIGAERMLSTESEFVDEKLLEKELFNYFRPEFLNRIDNIVSFRPLSKAIAGEIIENLLEELRQRVSHELDINITFSQKCREKVLEEGYDKQFGARPLKRYISKHIETVLAKAIVSGDLEEKRNYIINVNNDDFIVESTKKLN, encoded by the coding sequence ATGGAGTTTAATCAAAAAATAGATCCAAGTAACGATCCAGACGTTCTAGCTAAATACACTCGTGATTTAACTCAGAATGCTCGTGATGGTAAAATAGATCCAATAATTGGTCGTGACGATGAAATTATGAGAGTAATAAGAATACTTTCAAGAAAAACAAAAAATAACCCTGCATTAATTGGTGAGCCAGGAACTGGTAAAACAGCTGTGGTTGAGGGTCTTGCCCAAAGAATTGTTAAAAATGACGTTCCAGCCACTCTGAAAAACAAACGAATTTTAGAATTAGATATGGGAAGTCTTATGGCTGGCGCGATGTACTTGGGTGATTATGAATCCAGAGTTAAAGGGGTCATAAATGCAATTAATAAAGCAAATGGAGAAATAATTTTATTTATTGACGAAATGCATTTAATTGTAGGAGCAGGAAAAAGTAGTCAAGGTTCGGGTATGGATGTTTCAAACTTGCTAAAACCTTCTCTTGCTAGAGGTGAGTTGAAAGCAATTGGTGCAACAACCTTAAAAGAATATCGTGAATATATTGAAAAAGATCCAGCACTTGAGCGAAGATTTCAAACAGTGGTTGTAAATGAGCCAAGCATTGAAGAAACTATTTCAATTTTGCGAGGTCTAAAAGAACGTTTTGAAACATTTCATGGTGTGAGAATTCACGATAATGCCCTGGTGACAGCTGCCAATCTATCAACAAGATATATTGCAGATAGATTTTTACCAGATAAAGCAATCGATCTAATTGATGAAGCCTGTGCAACTACTAAGACAGAGCTTTCTTCGGTACCCTCGGAATTAGACATTATCAATAGAAAAGTAATGCAATTAGAAATTGAAAGAGCAGCACTTTCAAAAGAAAAAGATGAAAAGTCAAAGGAACGATTATCTGAAGCCGAAAAAGAACTTGCAAAGTTAAAAGTTAGTCAAAAAGAGCTAAATAGTCGTTGAGAGAAAGAGCGTACTGCAATAAATAAAATTACAGATATGAAAGCTAATTTGGAACAACTAAAAGCAGAATTAGAGCAAGTGCGTTCTCAAGGAAATTGAAGCAGGGCTGGTGAAATTCAGTATGCTTTAATACCGAGTCTAGAAAAACAACTAAAAAATAGTGACGGTAATTTAGATGAACACTTAATTAACGAAGATGTGACAGAAATTGAAGTAGCAGAAATTGTTGCAAAATGAACCGGAATCCCTGTTGATAAATTAGTTGAGTCAGAGAAATTTAAATTGCTTGGTATGGAAACACTTTTAAGAAAAAGAGTAAAAGGACAGCCAGAAGCAATAAAAAAAGTTACTGAAGCAATTTTAAGAAGCAGATCTGGAATTAAAGATCCAAACAAACCAATTGGTAGCTTTTTATTTTTGGGACCTACTGGGGTTGGAAAAACCGAGGTGGCTAGAAGCTTATCAGAAGTTTTATTTAATTCAGATAAAAAAATGATTAGGCTTGACATGTCTGAGTTTATGGAAAAACAATCAGTTTCTAAACTGATTGGTGCCCCTCCAGGATATGTTGGATACCAAGAAGGTGGAAGGTTAACCGAAGCCGTTCGTAGAAATCCCTATTCAATTGTATTATTCGATGAAATCGAAAAAGCTCACCCAGATATTTTTAATGTCTTACTGCAGGTTTTAGATGACGGTCATATTACAGATTCGCTAGGTAAAAAAATAAATTTTAAAAATACAATTATCATAATGACTTCAAATATTGGAGCAGAGAGAATGTTGTCAACTGAATCAGAATTTGTTGACGAAAAATTGCTTGAAAAAGAATTATTTAATTATTTCAGACCAGAATTTTTAAATAGAATTGATAATATTGTAAGTTTTAGACCGCTTTCAAAAGCAATTGCAGGAGAAATTATTGAAAACTTACTTGAAGAACTTCGTCAAAGAGTCAGTCATGAGTTAGATATCAATATCACTTTTTCTCAAAAATGTAGAGAAAAAGTACTTGAGGAAGGCTATGATAAACAGTTTGGGGCTAGACCTCTAAAAAGGTATATTTCAAAACATATTGAAACAGTTTTAGCCAAAGCCATTGTAAGCGGAGATTTAGAAGAAAAAAGAAATTACATTATAAATGTCAATAACGATGATTTTATTGTTGAATCTACAAAAAAATTGAATTAG
- the hrcA gene encoding heat-inducible transcriptional repressor HrcA, which produces MLTKRQEKILKIIIEEYIRSAQPVGSKKILELINIDVSSATIRNEGAILEEKGFLEKEHTSSGRVPSTIGYRYFVDNLMSKENTDDIKIRLSKIFEQRNANIVDVLDQSCKILSEMTNLASVVTTTPDNGEALLRKAELIPISNESAAVIFALSNGIVENKVFNLENISLEDLQTCINLFNERLVETKIKDLDVKVEAIRPILQQQVKKYEFVLQTFLNVILHNTSSVTKTQGVQYMLENPEFSDPNKIKSVLKLIESISPFEWYKSQTEENEAQVKIGFEIGEENNDLALIGTNFKSPDGFNNAITLIGPKRIQYDKAKELLDWIGIKIKEQFFENKGE; this is translated from the coding sequence ATGTTAACAAAACGACAAGAAAAAATCTTAAAAATTATAATCGAAGAATATATACGCTCAGCTCAGCCAGTTGGTTCGAAAAAAATTCTCGAACTAATAAATATTGACGTATCTTCAGCAACAATTAGAAATGAGGGAGCAATTTTAGAGGAAAAAGGATTTTTAGAAAAAGAGCACACTTCTTCAGGAAGGGTTCCATCAACAATTGGTTATCGTTATTTTGTTGATAATTTAATGTCAAAGGAGAACACGGATGACATTAAAATACGCTTAAGCAAAATTTTTGAACAAAGAAATGCTAACATAGTAGACGTCCTCGATCAAAGTTGTAAAATTTTGAGTGAGATGACTAATTTGGCCTCGGTTGTGACTACCACCCCAGATAACGGGGAGGCGTTATTAAGAAAAGCCGAGTTAATTCCGATTTCAAACGAAAGTGCAGCGGTTATCTTTGCTCTTTCAAATGGAATTGTCGAAAATAAGGTTTTTAATCTTGAAAATATTTCACTTGAAGATTTACAGACTTGCATCAATTTGTTTAATGAAAGACTTGTGGAAACTAAAATTAAAGATTTAGATGTTAAAGTTGAAGCAATAAGACCAATCTTGCAACAACAAGTTAAAAAGTATGAGTTTGTGTTACAGACATTCTTAAATGTGATTCTGCATAACACAAGTTCAGTTACTAAAACTCAAGGAGTTCAGTATATGCTAGAAAATCCTGAATTTTCCGACCCCAATAAAATTAAAAGTGTTTTAAAATTAATTGAGTCAATTTCTCCATTTGAATGATATAAAAGTCAAACCGAGGAAAATGAAGCACAAGTAAAAATTGGCTTTGAAATTGGCGAAGAAAATAATGATTTAGCACTTATTGGAACAAACTTTAAATCTCCTGACGGCTTTAATAATGCAATAACTCTAATTGGCCCAAAAAGAATTCAATATGATAAAGCAAAAGAGTTATTAGATTGAATCGGTATTAAAATTAAAGAACAGTTTTTTGAAAATAAGGGGGAATAA
- a CDS encoding nucleotide exchange factor GrpE: protein MSDKDLNEIKKLLNDVKKQLEPRKSSNGAEDINDKAENYEKNLKEKNTKKRAVNYSNESIEQLENYLDELIFENSRLKEEKLLAIAENQNIVRRYQQESINVKKYGGQKLAEGIIPAIDLFRGVLNQPNDNPEIKNYLIGFEFIIKQIDEALTNAGIQIIQTKVGDKFDHNIHEANEQVETEAVASGLIAQVIQNGYKLHDRVIKYALVKVAK from the coding sequence GTGTCAGATAAAGATTTAAATGAAATTAAAAAACTATTAAACGATGTTAAAAAACAGCTAGAACCAAGAAAAAGTTCAAATGGTGCAGAAGATATTAATGATAAAGCAGAAAATTATGAAAAAAATTTAAAAGAAAAAAATACTAAAAAAAGAGCTGTAAATTATTCTAATGAATCAATTGAACAACTTGAAAATTATTTGGATGAACTAATTTTTGAAAATAGTCGTTTAAAGGAAGAAAAATTATTGGCAATTGCTGAAAACCAAAATATTGTCAGACGTTATCAACAAGAGTCGATTAATGTTAAAAAATATGGAGGTCAAAAGTTAGCCGAGGGAATTATTCCAGCAATAGACTTATTTAGGGGGGTTTTAAATCAACCAAATGATAATCCAGAAATTAAAAACTATTTGATAGGATTTGAATTTATTATTAAACAAATTGATGAGGCCCTAACTAATGCAGGAATTCAAATTATTCAAACTAAAGTTGGAGACAAGTTTGATCATAATATTCACGAAGCAAATGAGCAAGTTGAAACCGAGGCAGTGGCAAGCGGTTTAATTGCTCAAGTTATTCAAAACGGTTATAAATTACATGATCGTGTTATCAAGTACGCCCTAGTAAAAGTGGCTAAATAA
- the dnaK gene encoding molecular chaperone DnaK, giving the protein MAKEKIIGIDLGTTNSVVAIMDGGQPMVLENPEGQRTTPSVVAFKNSEIIVGGAAKRQAVTNPNIAISIKREIGTSNKVKLEGKDYSPEQISAEILRYMKKFAEEKLGQKITKAVVTVPAYFNDAQRKATKDAGKIAGLEVERIINEPTAAALAYGLDKQDKEQKVLVYDLGGGTFDVSVLELAEGTYEVLSTSGDNKLGGDDFDEKIMNWITEKIKSEHKVDLSKDKMALQRFKDEAEKAKINLSSQLEADINLPFIAMDSSGPVSFSTKLTRAEFEKMTKDLVERTLKPVRDALKEAKLKASDIDQILLVGGSTRIPAVQDLVKKELGKDVNRTINPDEVVAMGAAIQGGVLAGDITDVLLLDVTPLSLGIETMGGVFTKLIDRNTTIPTEKSQVFSTAADNQPAVDIHVLQGERPMASDNKTLGQFQLTGIKSAPRGVPQIEVTFKIDVNGIVSVHAKDKETNEEKSITISNSGSLTDAEIKKMIEEAEANAEIDEKKRKFIELRNKAEGYLNIIDQASSEAGDKVTPEQKEQSEKLANEIKELISKEDFAGLEAKMNELEMAMQAASQAMQQAEQPKDNSESDSTTNEDKEKK; this is encoded by the coding sequence ATGGCAAAAGAAAAGATTATAGGAATTGATTTAGGAACAACAAATTCTGTTGTTGCTATAATGGATGGTGGACAACCAATGGTTTTAGAAAACCCCGAGGGACAAAGAACAACTCCTTCAGTTGTGGCTTTTAAAAATTCAGAAATTATTGTCGGGGGAGCTGCTAAAAGACAAGCAGTAACAAACCCTAATATTGCAATATCAATTAAACGTGAAATCGGAACTTCAAATAAGGTTAAACTTGAAGGTAAAGATTATTCTCCTGAGCAAATTTCAGCAGAAATATTAAGATATATGAAAAAATTTGCTGAAGAAAAATTAGGACAAAAAATTACAAAAGCAGTAGTTACTGTACCAGCATATTTTAATGACGCACAAAGAAAAGCGACTAAGGATGCTGGTAAAATTGCGGGATTAGAAGTTGAGAGAATTATTAATGAACCAACAGCTGCGGCTTTGGCATACGGATTGGATAAACAAGATAAAGAGCAAAAGGTTTTAGTTTATGACTTAGGGGGAGGAACTTTTGATGTTTCTGTTCTAGAATTGGCTGAGGGAACCTACGAAGTATTGTCAACAAGTGGTGATAATAAACTTGGTGGTGATGACTTTGATGAAAAAATTATGAACTGAATAACAGAAAAAATTAAATCAGAACACAAAGTTGATTTATCAAAAGATAAAATGGCATTGCAGAGATTTAAGGATGAAGCTGAAAAAGCTAAAATAAATCTTTCAAGTCAATTAGAAGCAGATATTAACCTACCGTTTATAGCAATGGATAGTTCAGGGCCAGTATCTTTTTCAACTAAATTGACAAGAGCCGAATTTGAAAAAATGACAAAGGATTTAGTAGAAAGAACTCTAAAGCCAGTTCGTGACGCTTTAAAAGAAGCAAAATTAAAAGCCAGCGATATCGATCAAATTCTATTAGTTGGTGGTTCAACAAGAATTCCAGCAGTCCAGGATTTAGTTAAAAAAGAACTTGGAAAAGATGTTAACAGAACAATAAATCCTGATGAAGTAGTGGCAATGGGAGCTGCAATTCAAGGTGGAGTCTTAGCGGGTGATATTACTGATGTATTATTATTGGATGTAACCCCGTTATCTCTTGGGATTGAAACAATGGGTGGAGTTTTCACAAAACTAATTGATAGAAATACTACAATTCCAACCGAAAAATCTCAAGTGTTTTCAACAGCAGCAGATAACCAACCAGCGGTTGACATTCATGTTCTTCAAGGAGAACGTCCAATGGCATCAGACAATAAAACATTAGGGCAATTTCAATTAACTGGAATAAAATCAGCTCCGCGAGGAGTTCCCCAAATTGAAGTTACTTTTAAAATTGATGTAAACGGTATTGTTTCAGTACACGCAAAGGACAAAGAAACTAATGAAGAAAAATCAATCACAATTTCAAATTCAGGAAGTTTAACTGATGCTGAAATCAAAAAAATGATTGAAGAGGCTGAGGCCAATGCAGAAATTGATGAAAAGAAACGTAAATTTATTGAATTAAGAAATAAAGCAGAAGGTTATTTAAACATTATTGATCAAGCATCGTCTGAAGCAGGAGACAAAGTTACTCCCGAACAAAAAGAACAATCTGAAAAATTAGCAAATGAAATCAAGGAACTTATTTCTAAAGAGGATTTTGCTGGATTAGAAGCCAAAATGAATGAACTTGAAATGGCAATGCAAGCCGCTTCTCAAGCAATGCAACAAGCAGAACAACCAAAAGATAATTCTGAATCTGATTCAACAACAAATGAAGATAAAGAGAAAAAATAA
- a CDS encoding DnaJ C-terminal domain-containing protein — protein MAEKNKRDYYEVLGVSKTADEKEIKAAYRKLAKKYHPDVNKDPKAVDSFKEATEAAEILLDSDKRSRYDQFGHAGVDSSSGAGGFGGFGGFGGFGDFFSNMGSAGNGDFFEDIFSGIFGGGKSRRGGFGRQTSERGKDLIAEIELSLKELIFGTTKIIDANLLVKCEECDGVGAKDKNDIIKCEFCSGSGIVNVVQDLGIAKFQTQQTCPKCAGAGKTFKNKCKVCRGEGCHNKESKIEIIIPKGIYPGQQLVMRNVGNYSKNGGEKGHLYINIHLKKSKVFSITPDGNIKMILNVSYLDVILQNQIQVETFDGPVQIKIPLKAQNGTTINIENKGLFRSQSSNHRGKLICELNIIVPDKVSDSEKKLISEIYSKTDFKAINKLDD, from the coding sequence ATGGCTGAAAAAAACAAAAGAGATTATTATGAGGTTTTAGGGGTAAGTAAAACAGCTGATGAAAAAGAAATTAAGGCTGCCTATCGAAAATTAGCAAAAAAATACCACCCAGATGTTAACAAAGACCCAAAGGCTGTTGACAGTTTTAAAGAGGCAACAGAAGCGGCTGAAATATTATTAGATTCAGATAAGCGTTCACGATACGACCAATTCGGTCACGCTGGTGTTGATTCATCATCTGGTGCTGGTGGCTTTGGTGGCTTTGGTGGCTTTGGCGGATTTGGTGATTTCTTCTCAAATATGGGTTCTGCTGGAAATGGTGATTTTTTTGAAGATATTTTTTCAGGAATTTTTGGCGGAGGAAAATCAAGAAGGGGAGGATTTGGTAGACAAACTTCAGAGCGCGGTAAGGATTTAATTGCTGAAATAGAATTAAGTTTAAAAGAACTAATTTTTGGAACGACCAAAATTATTGATGCTAATTTGCTGGTTAAATGTGAAGAATGTGACGGTGTTGGAGCAAAAGATAAAAACGACATTATTAAGTGTGAGTTTTGTTCAGGATCGGGTATTGTTAACGTTGTCCAGGATTTAGGAATTGCTAAATTTCAAACCCAACAAACCTGTCCAAAGTGTGCTGGAGCAGGGAAAACATTTAAAAATAAATGCAAAGTTTGTCGTGGTGAAGGATGTCATAATAAAGAATCAAAAATTGAAATTATAATTCCAAAGGGTATTTATCCAGGTCAACAATTAGTCATGCGAAACGTTGGTAACTATTCGAAAAATGGAGGGGAAAAAGGTCATTTATATATAAATATTCATTTAAAAAAATCAAAAGTTTTCTCAATTACTCCCGATGGTAATATTAAAATGATACTAAATGTAAGTTATCTTGACGTAATTCTTCAAAACCAAATTCAGGTTGAAACTTTTGATGGCCCAGTGCAAATAAAGATTCCTTTAAAAGCACAAAATGGAACAACGATTAATATTGAAAACAAAGGACTTTTCAGAAGTCAAAGTTCAAACCATCGCGGAAAATTAATTTGTGAGTTAAATATTATTGTTCCAGATAAAGTTTCAGATTCTGAGAAAAAATTAATTAGTGAAATTTACTCAAAAACTGATTTTAAAGCAATAAATAAATTAGATGATTAA
- the mnmA gene encoding tRNA 2-thiouridine(34) synthase MnmA gives MEKLKKIIVGLSGGVDSSVAALLLKQQGFEVEGLFMRNWDSDLNQEFLGRSENKDNICEQEKDYNDALEVANKLNIKLHRIDFVKEYWDYVFEYFISEYKKGRTPNPDILCNKYIKFDKFSNYAFNQLGADFIAMGHYAGTEFNKESKQFNLLVPKDKNKDQTYFLSQLNQKQISKAIFPLFNLDKNEVRKIAKEHGLITADKKDSTGICFIGERDFTKFLQNYIPNQPGNIVDIKTNKVIGSHIGAMYYTIGQRKGLNLGGFEEPYYVAKKDIEKKIIYVAKLSDETFLISKKCLVNEINWNTELKFIFEDPTDFVCEAKFRYRQKGSKVRVKKITNDSIIVEYLEPIKSVTEGQQAVFYLNNICIGGGTVDKVFK, from the coding sequence ATGGAAAAACTTAAAAAAATCATTGTAGGGCTATCTGGGGGAGTGGATTCCTCGGTCGCAGCTTTACTATTGAAACAACAAGGTTTTGAAGTTGAAGGTCTCTTTATGAGAAACTGAGACTCGGATTTAAATCAAGAATTCTTAGGAAGAAGCGAAAACAAAGATAATATCTGCGAACAAGAAAAAGATTATAATGATGCATTGGAAGTAGCCAATAAGTTGAATATTAAGTTGCATCGAATAGATTTTGTTAAAGAATATTGAGATTATGTTTTTGAGTACTTTATTTCAGAATATAAAAAAGGTAGAACCCCAAACCCTGATATTTTGTGCAATAAATATATAAAATTTGATAAATTCTCAAACTATGCATTTAATCAATTAGGTGCAGATTTTATTGCAATGGGTCACTATGCGGGCACTGAGTTTAATAAAGAATCTAAACAGTTCAATCTATTAGTTCCCAAAGATAAAAATAAAGATCAAACTTATTTTTTAAGTCAGTTAAACCAAAAACAAATATCAAAAGCTATTTTTCCATTATTTAATCTTGATAAAAATGAAGTTAGAAAAATCGCCAAAGAACACGGGCTGATTACAGCAGATAAAAAAGACTCTACAGGAATTTGTTTTATAGGTGAGCGAGATTTTACAAAGTTTTTACAAAACTATATTCCAAATCAGCCGGGAAACATAGTGGATATTAAAACTAACAAAGTTATTGGAAGCCATATTGGAGCCATGTACTATACAATAGGGCAACGCAAGGGATTAAATCTTGGTGGATTTGAAGAGCCTTATTATGTTGCAAAAAAAGATATAGAAAAAAAAATTATTTACGTTGCTAAGTTGAGTGACGAGACATTTCTAATTTCTAAAAAATGTTTAGTAAATGAAATAAATTGAAACACGGAACTTAAATTTATTTTTGAAGATCCAACAGATTTTGTTTGTGAGGCAAAATTTCGTTATCGTCAAAAAGGCTCAAAAGTTAGAGTAAAAAAAATTACAAATGACTCAATTATTGTTGAGTATTTAGAACCAATAAAATCAGTTACCGAAGGGCAGCAAGCAGTATTCTATTTAAACAATATCTGCATTGGCGGGGGAACTGTTGACAAAGTTTTTAAATAA
- a CDS encoding DUF2779 domain-containing protein, with translation MNSIYKDKISKEDFKRALGSCFKESWIMHSQSNFEFALQLKRKSLMQFNVSAEIENESDFESSSAANDVMEYYFNNFKSQNPASDELEVQRKWKKAWMDLDDLSAQNVDGFDILKFEEESIIDGNLVGAAAQNYFAAETILKNENRSKQLKTFDLSGLPFNVAVEKTQELIKTNDYEYLFEAAFGYDNFNLKTRCDVLKLNQNDSSVEIIEIKATSKVKKEHFFDLMYQYFVLTQNNLVVSDVKIGHIRSNYIRGQKFDLFSSDLKDQSSEMWENTPKITFEECLLEIESEIEPENYGDSDDLDFEGFFEIDSLSWGTSAKRLSLMNLIQIFEKNFSIHEILKEITNLYSLSEDKIVSYLLKPHCITTINKNAKNIFLKVDHNEDLTCYHALPYYDKTKENIFNFTGLKKKNKALIFHTTGKVYLSDFSSLDSPEIPKNPKNESLFSEANHRHFEVYKKFLESGSNFDESQIIYKEFSSTLEIMLKKYLDYPIYMYDFETVKWAIPKFNQSKSYQQIPFQYSIDIIKNQNYDYKNPNTMDHYDFLASDTSDPRPAFIKNFLKDIFKSGPGVYVAYNDAFEKMVLKHLALLFPKYRKSLLYVAQNTIDLMDFFKGSKSKGIPWFLIYHPLFHGSYSIKKTQPALEGDFSYQDLIINKGDKASQIFRQFSDGAIKQKIWEENVREDMIKYCNRDTLAMVVVLQRITEIFKKYKGEQ, from the coding sequence ATGAATAGTATTTATAAGGATAAGATTTCCAAAGAAGACTTCAAGAGAGCTTTGGGAAGCTGCTTTAAAGAGTCATGAATAATGCATTCCCAGAGCAATTTTGAATTTGCCTTACAACTAAAAAGAAAGTCTCTAATGCAGTTTAATGTTTCTGCAGAAATAGAAAATGAAAGTGACTTTGAAAGCTCTTCTGCAGCGAACGATGTTATGGAGTATTACTTTAATAATTTTAAAAGTCAAAACCCAGCATCGGATGAATTAGAAGTTCAAAGAAAATGAAAAAAAGCATGAATGGATTTAGACGATTTAAGTGCTCAAAATGTTGATGGTTTTGATATTTTAAAATTTGAAGAGGAATCAATCATTGATGGTAATTTAGTTGGGGCTGCTGCACAAAATTACTTTGCAGCAGAAACTATCTTAAAAAATGAAAATCGCTCAAAGCAATTAAAAACTTTTGATTTAAGTGGTTTGCCATTCAATGTGGCAGTTGAAAAAACTCAGGAATTAATTAAAACAAATGATTACGAATATCTCTTTGAAGCTGCTTTTGGTTATGACAATTTTAATTTAAAAACTAGATGTGATGTTCTGAAACTAAATCAAAATGATTCTTCAGTTGAAATAATTGAAATAAAAGCGACCAGTAAAGTGAAAAAGGAGCATTTTTTCGATTTAATGTATCAGTATTTCGTTTTAACACAAAATAATTTAGTAGTTTCTGACGTAAAAATTGGCCATATAAGATCCAATTATATAAGAGGACAGAAGTTTGACCTTTTTTCCAGTGATTTAAAAGATCAAAGTAGTGAAATGTGAGAAAACACTCCCAAAATAACGTTCGAGGAGTGTTTGTTAGAAATTGAATCTGAAATTGAGCCTGAAAATTATGGCGATTCAGATGACCTTGATTTTGAAGGTTTTTTTGAAATCGATAGTTTAAGTTGAGGAACTTCAGCAAAAAGATTATCATTAATGAATTTAATTCAGATTTTTGAAAAAAATTTTAGTATTCATGAGATATTAAAGGAAATCACCAATCTATATTCTTTATCAGAAGATAAAATAGTAAGTTATTTACTTAAACCTCATTGTATTACAACTATTAATAAAAATGCTAAAAATATTTTTTTAAAGGTTGATCATAATGAAGATTTGACTTGTTATCATGCGCTTCCATATTATGATAAAACAAAAGAAAACATCTTCAATTTCACAGGCCTGAAGAAAAAAAACAAGGCTTTAATATTTCATACAACCGGAAAGGTTTATTTATCTGATTTTTCAAGTTTAGATTCTCCAGAAATTCCCAAAAATCCTAAGAATGAATCTTTGTTTTCAGAGGCGAACCACAGACACTTTGAGGTTTATAAGAAGTTTTTAGAAAGCGGTTCAAATTTTGATGAATCTCAGATAATTTACAAGGAATTCTCGTCAACTTTGGAAATAATGCTTAAAAAATATTTGGATTACCCAATATATATGTATGACTTTGAAACTGTTAAATGAGCAATTCCAAAATTTAATCAATCAAAATCCTATCAACAAATCCCTTTTCAGTACTCAATTGACATAATTAAAAATCAAAATTATGACTACAAAAACCCAAACACTATGGATCACTATGATTTTTTGGCAAGTGATACCAGTGACCCAAGACCGGCTTTTATTAAAAATTTTTTAAAGGATATTTTTAAATCTGGTCCGGGAGTTTATGTTGCCTACAATGATGCTTTTGAAAAAATGGTTTTAAAGCATCTTGCACTTTTATTCCCAAAATATCGCAAATCGCTACTTTATGTGGCACAAAATACGATTGATTTAATGGATTTCTTTAAGGGGAGTAAGTCGAAGGGAATTCCGTGATTTTTAATTTATCACCCACTATTTCATGGAAGTTATTCAATTAAAAAGACCCAGCCAGCCTTAGAAGGTGATTTTAGTTATCAAGACCTGATAATAAACAAGGGTGATAAAGCTAGTCAAATATTTCGACAATTTAGTGATGGAGCAATTAAACAAAAAATCTGAGAAGAAAATGTTAGAGAAGACATGATAAAATACTGTAATCGCGACACACTAGCAATGGTTGTGGTTTTACAAAGAATAACAGAAATTTTTAAAAAATATAAAGGAGAACAATAA